One window of Methanobacterium alkalithermotolerans genomic DNA carries:
- the aroD gene encoding type I 3-dehydroquinate dehydratase, translating into MENVVQICVPVFEKTLEKAVLSGKSYQKMGADLLELRIDALDNPTPKMVEDILGELELPVIATNRVESEGGFFKGSEEERIELLLAASSQAHYLDIELKTKEELRQRVIKSASKSIISFHDFNKTPSIVSLRKIVEEELSLGDIAKFAVMPHNMEDTLRVLKIIQEYPSTLGLAMGSYGKYTRVVGPLFGSPFTFASGNKSTAPGQMDISTTRMIIDELI; encoded by the coding sequence TTGGAAAATGTTGTCCAGATATGTGTCCCTGTATTTGAAAAAACCCTGGAAAAAGCTGTTTTATCGGGGAAATCCTACCAAAAAATGGGTGCAGATTTATTAGAACTCCGGATAGATGCTCTGGATAATCCCACCCCCAAAATGGTGGAGGATATATTAGGGGAGCTGGAACTACCGGTTATTGCCACTAACCGGGTGGAATCAGAAGGTGGATTTTTTAAGGGATCTGAAGAAGAACGCATAGAACTACTCTTAGCCGCCAGTTCCCAGGCCCATTACCTGGATATAGAACTTAAAACTAAAGAGGAGTTACGCCAAAGGGTGATAAAATCAGCCTCTAAATCCATTATATCTTTCCATGACTTTAATAAAACCCCGTCTATCGTTTCCCTACGGAAGATTGTGGAAGAAGAACTGAGCCTGGGGGATATTGCCAAGTTCGCGGTTATGCCTCACAATATGGAGGATACTTTAAGGGTGCTTAAGATTATTCAGGAGTATCCTTCCACTTTGGGACTGGCCATGGGATCCTATGGTAAATACACCCGGGTGGTTGGGCCTTTATTTGGTTCACCCTTTACTTTTGCTTCTGGTAATAAATCCACTGCCCCGGGACAGATGGATATTAGCACCACCCGCATGATTATAGATGAACTGATTTAA
- a CDS encoding S24 family peptidase encodes MRNSTKILVGFMVLALGLVVASSIALSSIEPTLNVNIQTDGSSTTVSSYTWWGMVPPEMDREMAQYAAGAINEPSSSLESIEAGVKSIANKYNYTQVDITLKSQFGEDQLPLIAVVKGNSMVPTLYDGQSITVLKTADIKEGDIVVSFHPTYDLIVKRVSIIEEDRVYLISDNKEVEVTYTATSVITRTPLNTWVPRGDIIGVVKSY; translated from the coding sequence ATGAGAAATAGTACTAAAATTCTGGTGGGTTTCATGGTACTGGCCCTGGGTTTAGTAGTGGCCTCTTCTATTGCTTTATCCTCAATAGAACCCACCCTTAATGTTAATATCCAGACTGATGGTTCATCCACCACGGTAAGTTCCTATACCTGGTGGGGTATGGTACCTCCTGAAATGGATCGGGAAATGGCCCAGTATGCAGCGGGAGCCATTAACGAACCTTCCAGTTCTCTGGAGAGCATAGAAGCTGGGGTTAAATCTATTGCTAATAAATATAACTACACCCAGGTAGATATCACCCTTAAGTCCCAGTTTGGTGAAGACCAGCTACCCTTAATAGCGGTGGTAAAAGGAAATTCCATGGTTCCCACCTTATATGACGGTCAAAGTATCACCGTACTAAAAACCGCAGATATTAAAGAAGGGGATATTGTGGTGTCCTTCCATCCCACCTATGATTTAATAGTAAAAAGAGTCAGTATCATTGAAGAAGACCGGGTTTATCTCATCAGTGATAACAAGGAAGTGGAAGTAACCTACACTGCCACTTCAGTAATAACCCGCACCCCCCTGAATACCTGGGTCCCCCGGGGAGATATTATTGGAGTAGTTAAATCCTACTAA